From the genome of Ptychodera flava strain L36383 chromosome 22, AS_Pfla_20210202, whole genome shotgun sequence, one region includes:
- the LOC139122984 gene encoding uncharacterized protein isoform X1, translated as MELRHCPIETNMMAYDDLRTSVLYVHGIPCGVFPVALKPCDTMSRIRELIHYERQLHVHHGSFYLARGRKLIDGLTVEEQLIDDESNVWYHIGLRGGADNDPNNTKGSDEQFGKAVLHSGAIQCEIRDCEIVQIGNHNTIVQSSNDACADQHPESPTTLPQTETCMSNHSLFAHYNFPDSSHRERKPLGPSEGEVLMLLHSIANPNNIPSVKPCTLNELATRFDTEYCSKVKMKFKDFGYGSMKNFLKKHPDWFTLVERGQVIFVHALYQRRNMKMQPSPPQAPLSLVQNSSENCSKEGQISDESQFRDQGYEDDGSSICSSERDISPESDDYSTEWKVVQRQKNKRLDSEHKMRRKNSPDESQSSYRDGMVSPTGDSYGQSMKHHGRKGVCDGAKVSSGGLGNVQPVKLKYADPSANAIPQQSYLDISVRQKGHISVNHAQNVTINVEQNIHEGMSTNLQGRQTDNAVESEEDYYLSNDENFSCLLTHCENDYIQYRSKHYMRDQNADFMRDVVSFWNTPRYHRSYIILGVVERSHPPHDLIGLDHCVDDNYYQTLFNANFFSGMPHFQYTQKQIEGKRIGVIVVSNSDILRGDPICPTKCHQNGLWEVNDLLYRDRRSGIRVARSPEEIQRVLSWFHDSRKTESPLCAQIKSDIGEKFLESVDHFEDGRAYCLITGPCSIDTASVSVLSNIPWIKAFDIDPDSRESGLFSVCEEQLRNKRSLYISHCNDSPKELSDKAIEWCFVKTNYHTEESPISEREWRKVISVGIEQHCQKLADFTLRRKPVTVIVLWYSSENLLPCLKILLEKLDERVSALKIVFCFDKVSIKEKAYEMLRGNFEYLNVPQESIHDIPFEYICLKLCEELKDAGQVGRFKLPAMKGEAMMEIEIAPKDAAWLKEFFDVLYLDYDHNLATGGPEDFGQDFLRGGTLSWYEVKLHLFDVEREIFSKLKNLIHDNISKGRSAVVSLYHAPGSGGTTVGRRMLWDIHLERKCSCVYVNSKSPEFLVEVEQRISWLHDKTYLPVFVLIDSFVYKDSVGVSRLFNVCSREVPVVILYVQRYIGRITKYFQGNKAWLEGEVSYNEAIRLERVFSASCPPDAKQGLKELMLNVTQKSNPIIVCMSLD; from the exons ATGGAATTAAGACATTGTCCTATAGAGACCAACATGATGGCATATGATGATTTGAG AACTTCAGTACTTTACGTACATGGAATACCTTGTGGCGTTTTCCCAGTAGCACTAAAGCCATGTGACACTATGAGTAGAATTAGAGAGCTGATACACTACGAAAGACAACTACATGTACACCATGGAAGTTTTTACCTTGCTAGAGGAAGGAAG CTGATTGATGGACTTACAGTAGAGGAACAACTGATCGATGATGAGAGCAATGTTTGGTATCATATTGGATTGAGGGGAGGCGCCGATAATg ATCCAAACAATACAAAAGGAAGTGATGAACAGTTTGGAAAAGCAGTCTTACATTCAG GAGCTATCCAGTGTGAAATAAGGGACTGTGAAATTGTTCAGATCGGGAATCATAACACCATCGTACAAAGTAGCAATGATGCTTGTGCAGACCAACATCCCGAATCACCTACAACGCTACCACAGACAG aaacatgtaTGAGCAATCATTCACTATTTGCTCATTACAATTTTCCAGATTCAAGTCATCGAGAAAGAAAACCTCTAGGACCATCTGAGGGAGAAGTTCTGATGCTACTTCATTCAATAGCTAACCCGAACAACATTCCGAGTGTGAAGCCATGTACTCTTAATGAACTCGCAACAAGATTCGACACTGAGTACTGTAGTAaagtcaaaatgaaatttaaagacTTTGGGTATGGTAGTATgaaaaatttccttaaaaaacatCCCGATTGGTTCACTTTAGTAGAAAGAGGTCAAGTAATTTTTGTTCATGCATTATACCAACGCAGAAACATGAAAATGCAACCATCTCCCCCTCAAGCTCCTCTATCGCTTGTACAAAATAGTTCAGAGAATTGTTCTAAGGAAGGTCAAATTTCCGATGAGTCTCAGTTCAGGGATCAAGGGTACGAAGATGATGGATCAAGCATTTGTAGTTCTGAACGAGATATAAGTCCCGAATCTGATGATTACTCTACTGAGTGGAAAgttgtacaaagacaaaaaaataaacgaTTAGATTCAGAGCACAAGATGAGAAGAAAAAACAGTCCAGATGAAAGTCAATCATCTTATCGGGACGGGATGGTGTCTCCCACGGGAGATAGCTATGGGCAGTCCATGAAACATCATGGCAGAAAAGGCGTATGTGATGGGGCAAAGGTTTCATCTGGAGGTTTAGGCAATGTTCAGCCTGTGAAATTGAAATATGCAGATCCGTCTGCAAATGCCATCCCACAACAATCATATCTAGATATATCTGTTCGACAAAAAGGCCACATAAGTGTAAATCATGCACAAAATGTCACTATTAATGTAGAACAGAATATTCATGAGGGTATGTCTACAAACCTCCAAGGAAGGCAAACAGATAACGCAGTTGAAAGTGAAGAAGATTACTATCTATCCAATGATGAGAATTTTTCATGTTTGCTCACACACTGTGAAAATGATTATATCCAATACAGGTCTAAGCATTACATGAGAGACCAGAATGCTGACTTCATGAGAGATGTTGTCAGTTTTTGGAACACACCACGTTATCATAGAAGCTACATCATTCTTGGTGTAGTTGAAAGGTCCCATCCTCCGCACGACTTGATTGGTCTTGATCACTGTGTCGATGATAACTACTACCAAACTCTCTTTAATGCTAATTTTTTTAGTGGTATGCCACACTTCCAATATACACAGAAACAGATAGAAGGTAAGAGGATTGGGGTTATTGTTGTTTCAAACTCCGACATATTGAGAGGAGATCCTATTTGTCCCACAAAGTGCCATCAAAATGGATTGTGGGAAGTAAACGATTTGCTGTATAGAGATCGAAGATCAGGTATTAGAGTTGCGAGATCTCCCGAAGAAATCCAAAGGGTCTTATCATGGTTTCACGACAGTCGTAAAACAGAGTCGCCCCTATGTGCTCAGATAAAATCAGATATTGGGGagaaatttctggaaagtgtTGACCATTTCGAGGATGGAAGGGCATACTGTTTGATTACAGGTCCATGTTCTATTGACACAGCATCTGTGTCAGTGTTGAGTAATATACCGTGGATAAAGGCATTCGATATAGATCCTGATAGTCGTGAGAGTGGGCTATTTTCCGTTTGTGAGGAGCAATTAAGGAATAAAAGAAGTCTGTATATCTCCCATTGTAATGATAGTCCAAAAGAGTTATCAGATAAGGCCATCGAATGGTGTTTTGTGAAGACAAATTACCACACCGAAGAGTCTCCCATTAGCGAGAGGGAATGGCGAAAAGTAATTAGTGTTGGCATAGAACAACATTGCCAGAAGTTAGCAGACTTTACTCTCAGACGAAAACCTGTGACTGTCATTGTGTTGTGGTATTCATCTGAAAATCTACTACCATGTCTAAAGATACTGTTGGAAAAGCTGGATGAAAGGGTTTCAGCTCTAAAAATAGTATTTTGTTTCGACAAGGTTTCAATAAAAGAGAAAGCATACGAAATGCTGCGTGGAAATTTTGAATACCTTAATGTGCCACAAGAATCGATTCATGATATTCCATTTGAGTACATCTGCTTGAAACTTTGTGAAGAACTAAAAGATGCGGGACAGGTTGGTCGGTTTAAATTACCAGCAATGAAGGGGGAGGCCATGATGGAAATTGAAATTGCCCCTAAAGATGCTGCATGGTTGAAAGAATTCTTCGATGTGTTATACCTTGACTATGACCACAATCTAGCTACCGGTGGTCCAGAAGATTTTGGACAGGATTTTCTCAGAGGAGGTACTCTTTCGTGGTACGAGGTCAAATTACATCTGTTTGATGTTGAGAGAGAGATCttttcaaaactgaaaaatcTCATTCATGATAACATCAGTAAGGGCAGGTCTGCTGTTGTTTCTCTGTACCATGCCCCAGGGTCTGGAGGAACTACTGTAGGAAGAAGGATGCTTTGGGATATCCATTTAGAGAGAAAGTGCTCATGCGTTTATGTTAACTCTAAGTCACCTGAGTTTCTGGTGGAGGTTGAACAAAGAATTAGCTGGCTTCATGATAAAACATACCTACCAGTATTCGTCCTCATTGACAGCTTTGTATACAAGGACAGCGTAGGAGTCTCTCGACTGTTTAATGTTTGTTCAAGGGAAGTGCCTGTTGTCATTCTGTATGTCCAGAGATACATCggtcgtatcacaaaatacttCCAAGGCAACAAAGCATGGCTCGAGGGTGAAGTCAGTTATAATGAGGCAATACGTTTAGAGAGAGTGTTTTCTGCGTCTTGCCCACCAGATGCAAAACAAGGCCTGAAGGAGCTTATGCTTAATGTGACACAAAAGAGCAATCCAATCATTGTATGTATGAGTTTGGATTGA
- the LOC139122984 gene encoding uncharacterized protein isoform X2 — translation MELRHCPIETNMMAYDDLRTSVLYVHGIPCGVFPVALKPCDTMSRIRELIHYERQLHVHHGSFYLARGRKLIDGLTVEEQLIDDESNVWYHIGLRGGADNDPNNTKGSDEQFGKAVLHSGAIQCEIRDCEIVQIGNHNTIVQSSNDACADQHPESPTTLPQTDSSHRERKPLGPSEGEVLMLLHSIANPNNIPSVKPCTLNELATRFDTEYCSKVKMKFKDFGYGSMKNFLKKHPDWFTLVERGQVIFVHALYQRRNMKMQPSPPQAPLSLVQNSSENCSKEGQISDESQFRDQGYEDDGSSICSSERDISPESDDYSTEWKVVQRQKNKRLDSEHKMRRKNSPDESQSSYRDGMVSPTGDSYGQSMKHHGRKGVCDGAKVSSGGLGNVQPVKLKYADPSANAIPQQSYLDISVRQKGHISVNHAQNVTINVEQNIHEGMSTNLQGRQTDNAVESEEDYYLSNDENFSCLLTHCENDYIQYRSKHYMRDQNADFMRDVVSFWNTPRYHRSYIILGVVERSHPPHDLIGLDHCVDDNYYQTLFNANFFSGMPHFQYTQKQIEGKRIGVIVVSNSDILRGDPICPTKCHQNGLWEVNDLLYRDRRSGIRVARSPEEIQRVLSWFHDSRKTESPLCAQIKSDIGEKFLESVDHFEDGRAYCLITGPCSIDTASVSVLSNIPWIKAFDIDPDSRESGLFSVCEEQLRNKRSLYISHCNDSPKELSDKAIEWCFVKTNYHTEESPISEREWRKVISVGIEQHCQKLADFTLRRKPVTVIVLWYSSENLLPCLKILLEKLDERVSALKIVFCFDKVSIKEKAYEMLRGNFEYLNVPQESIHDIPFEYICLKLCEELKDAGQVGRFKLPAMKGEAMMEIEIAPKDAAWLKEFFDVLYLDYDHNLATGGPEDFGQDFLRGGTLSWYEVKLHLFDVEREIFSKLKNLIHDNISKGRSAVVSLYHAPGSGGTTVGRRMLWDIHLERKCSCVYVNSKSPEFLVEVEQRISWLHDKTYLPVFVLIDSFVYKDSVGVSRLFNVCSREVPVVILYVQRYIGRITKYFQGNKAWLEGEVSYNEAIRLERVFSASCPPDAKQGLKELMLNVTQKSNPIIVCMSLD, via the exons ATGGAATTAAGACATTGTCCTATAGAGACCAACATGATGGCATATGATGATTTGAG AACTTCAGTACTTTACGTACATGGAATACCTTGTGGCGTTTTCCCAGTAGCACTAAAGCCATGTGACACTATGAGTAGAATTAGAGAGCTGATACACTACGAAAGACAACTACATGTACACCATGGAAGTTTTTACCTTGCTAGAGGAAGGAAG CTGATTGATGGACTTACAGTAGAGGAACAACTGATCGATGATGAGAGCAATGTTTGGTATCATATTGGATTGAGGGGAGGCGCCGATAATg ATCCAAACAATACAAAAGGAAGTGATGAACAGTTTGGAAAAGCAGTCTTACATTCAG GAGCTATCCAGTGTGAAATAAGGGACTGTGAAATTGTTCAGATCGGGAATCATAACACCATCGTACAAAGTAGCAATGATGCTTGTGCAGACCAACATCCCGAATCACCTACAACGCTACCACAGACAG ATTCAAGTCATCGAGAAAGAAAACCTCTAGGACCATCTGAGGGAGAAGTTCTGATGCTACTTCATTCAATAGCTAACCCGAACAACATTCCGAGTGTGAAGCCATGTACTCTTAATGAACTCGCAACAAGATTCGACACTGAGTACTGTAGTAaagtcaaaatgaaatttaaagacTTTGGGTATGGTAGTATgaaaaatttccttaaaaaacatCCCGATTGGTTCACTTTAGTAGAAAGAGGTCAAGTAATTTTTGTTCATGCATTATACCAACGCAGAAACATGAAAATGCAACCATCTCCCCCTCAAGCTCCTCTATCGCTTGTACAAAATAGTTCAGAGAATTGTTCTAAGGAAGGTCAAATTTCCGATGAGTCTCAGTTCAGGGATCAAGGGTACGAAGATGATGGATCAAGCATTTGTAGTTCTGAACGAGATATAAGTCCCGAATCTGATGATTACTCTACTGAGTGGAAAgttgtacaaagacaaaaaaataaacgaTTAGATTCAGAGCACAAGATGAGAAGAAAAAACAGTCCAGATGAAAGTCAATCATCTTATCGGGACGGGATGGTGTCTCCCACGGGAGATAGCTATGGGCAGTCCATGAAACATCATGGCAGAAAAGGCGTATGTGATGGGGCAAAGGTTTCATCTGGAGGTTTAGGCAATGTTCAGCCTGTGAAATTGAAATATGCAGATCCGTCTGCAAATGCCATCCCACAACAATCATATCTAGATATATCTGTTCGACAAAAAGGCCACATAAGTGTAAATCATGCACAAAATGTCACTATTAATGTAGAACAGAATATTCATGAGGGTATGTCTACAAACCTCCAAGGAAGGCAAACAGATAACGCAGTTGAAAGTGAAGAAGATTACTATCTATCCAATGATGAGAATTTTTCATGTTTGCTCACACACTGTGAAAATGATTATATCCAATACAGGTCTAAGCATTACATGAGAGACCAGAATGCTGACTTCATGAGAGATGTTGTCAGTTTTTGGAACACACCACGTTATCATAGAAGCTACATCATTCTTGGTGTAGTTGAAAGGTCCCATCCTCCGCACGACTTGATTGGTCTTGATCACTGTGTCGATGATAACTACTACCAAACTCTCTTTAATGCTAATTTTTTTAGTGGTATGCCACACTTCCAATATACACAGAAACAGATAGAAGGTAAGAGGATTGGGGTTATTGTTGTTTCAAACTCCGACATATTGAGAGGAGATCCTATTTGTCCCACAAAGTGCCATCAAAATGGATTGTGGGAAGTAAACGATTTGCTGTATAGAGATCGAAGATCAGGTATTAGAGTTGCGAGATCTCCCGAAGAAATCCAAAGGGTCTTATCATGGTTTCACGACAGTCGTAAAACAGAGTCGCCCCTATGTGCTCAGATAAAATCAGATATTGGGGagaaatttctggaaagtgtTGACCATTTCGAGGATGGAAGGGCATACTGTTTGATTACAGGTCCATGTTCTATTGACACAGCATCTGTGTCAGTGTTGAGTAATATACCGTGGATAAAGGCATTCGATATAGATCCTGATAGTCGTGAGAGTGGGCTATTTTCCGTTTGTGAGGAGCAATTAAGGAATAAAAGAAGTCTGTATATCTCCCATTGTAATGATAGTCCAAAAGAGTTATCAGATAAGGCCATCGAATGGTGTTTTGTGAAGACAAATTACCACACCGAAGAGTCTCCCATTAGCGAGAGGGAATGGCGAAAAGTAATTAGTGTTGGCATAGAACAACATTGCCAGAAGTTAGCAGACTTTACTCTCAGACGAAAACCTGTGACTGTCATTGTGTTGTGGTATTCATCTGAAAATCTACTACCATGTCTAAAGATACTGTTGGAAAAGCTGGATGAAAGGGTTTCAGCTCTAAAAATAGTATTTTGTTTCGACAAGGTTTCAATAAAAGAGAAAGCATACGAAATGCTGCGTGGAAATTTTGAATACCTTAATGTGCCACAAGAATCGATTCATGATATTCCATTTGAGTACATCTGCTTGAAACTTTGTGAAGAACTAAAAGATGCGGGACAGGTTGGTCGGTTTAAATTACCAGCAATGAAGGGGGAGGCCATGATGGAAATTGAAATTGCCCCTAAAGATGCTGCATGGTTGAAAGAATTCTTCGATGTGTTATACCTTGACTATGACCACAATCTAGCTACCGGTGGTCCAGAAGATTTTGGACAGGATTTTCTCAGAGGAGGTACTCTTTCGTGGTACGAGGTCAAATTACATCTGTTTGATGTTGAGAGAGAGATCttttcaaaactgaaaaatcTCATTCATGATAACATCAGTAAGGGCAGGTCTGCTGTTGTTTCTCTGTACCATGCCCCAGGGTCTGGAGGAACTACTGTAGGAAGAAGGATGCTTTGGGATATCCATTTAGAGAGAAAGTGCTCATGCGTTTATGTTAACTCTAAGTCACCTGAGTTTCTGGTGGAGGTTGAACAAAGAATTAGCTGGCTTCATGATAAAACATACCTACCAGTATTCGTCCTCATTGACAGCTTTGTATACAAGGACAGCGTAGGAGTCTCTCGACTGTTTAATGTTTGTTCAAGGGAAGTGCCTGTTGTCATTCTGTATGTCCAGAGATACATCggtcgtatcacaaaatacttCCAAGGCAACAAAGCATGGCTCGAGGGTGAAGTCAGTTATAATGAGGCAATACGTTTAGAGAGAGTGTTTTCTGCGTCTTGCCCACCAGATGCAAAACAAGGCCTGAAGGAGCTTATGCTTAATGTGACACAAAAGAGCAATCCAATCATTGTATGTATGAGTTTGGATTGA
- the LOC139122296 gene encoding uncharacterized protein, whose product MHIPGQFFCNVLNVNEKAVVKLPYEATKFVCETDEGWRISLHAVAKEILEDILCPKEHKRESTVSLSLEAKKGLEKFACQFIEEAGLRHDKSQAISPEIMEIIRATFFYRNNRETDLGGRISHFKRSTYSQIIMDIVSEPPYTERLNVLSLLSQKFPKDSSALAHLGRFHANEREDFQRAKELMDEAIKIRHEELRRSYCRTGGNVDVVDNSDETLKDVQLTRIYDMLGRVHHRQLSKLIGRLGTKRYVQRDKDNLLDLINESVHLTKMACDAFQKCREYTKEGYEEEISYVHEIEVRLQILEFIENNLEGGYQHFVTHSSCADTFVEESLSIIDVLFRECYDKVYILSDQFFKCRNGYYVLFDDVNLALRVWYDTGSIKGRRGKIAAYRMKYNKRAQVQILSRESLYMDNISELADLEDVISLYEENMRDVFERGVIVKKIDEDMKEWLCTIRNKLVPRVYSVEEVLKQVRQWYDRFRSPYAIYYSYILLTILALGSKGQSGSRECLAESLRFKGHLEREKRFVGRPRRPREWLGAETRTGICRIVYESELGEWDHDSRFWKQRQKLHSLLSRQTGTIRKCHRDVVGEIDMDIGKLKGVETIKCFFVPKANGLHGRRFENRRVEFFVGFNFANGCNAYDVMELNKYQCGKCPQQVEISSIGNPTVYCKCGSPVRRKLPTEYR is encoded by the coding sequence ATGCACATTCCAGGGCAGTTCTTTTGTAATGTACTAAATGTGAATGAAAAGGCAGTCGTAAAACTCCCGTATGAAGCCACGAAATTTGTGTGTGAGACCGACGAAGGTTGGAGAATCAGTTTGCATGCCGTTGCGAAGGAGATATTAGAAGATATACTCTGTCCTAAAGAGCATAAGCGAGAGAGTACTGTTTCACTTTCTTTGGAGGCTAAGAAAGGTCTTGAAAAATTTGCTTGCCAGTTCATTGAAGAAGCCGGATTGAGGCATGACAAAAGCCAGGCAATATCACCTGAAATAATGGAAATTATTAGGGCGACATTCTTTTACAGAAACAACAGGGAAACTGATCTCGGTGGAAGGATAAGCCATTTCAAGCGTTCTACATATTCGCAGATCATAATGGATATTGTATCAGAGCCACCTTATACCGAGAGATTAAATGTCCTGAGTCTTTTGTCCCAGAAATTTCCAAAAGACTCGAGTGCGCTCGCCCATCTTGGCAGGTTTCATGCCAACGAAAGAGAGGATTTCCAAAGGGCAAAAGAGCTTATGGATGAGGCCATAAAAATTAGGCATGAAGAATTGAGACGGTCTTACTGTCGAACAGGTGGCAATGTCGATGTGGTTGATAACAGTGATGAGACATTAAAGGATGTCCAGTTGACACGCATTTATGATATGCTCGGTCGCGTCCACCATAGACAGTTATCCAAATTAATCGGGAGGTTAGGGACTAAGCGGTACGTTCAAAGAGACAAAGATAATCTTTTGGATCTAATAAATGAATCTGTGCATCTGACAAAGATGGCGTGTGATGCGTTTCAAAAATGTAGAGAATACACCAAGGAAGGCTATGAAGAGGAAATCTCATATGTTCACGAAATTGAAGTCAGGCTCCAAATCCTTGAATTCATCGAGAACAATCTCGAAGGAGGTTATCAGCATTTTGTCACACATTCAAGCTGCGCCGACACATTTGTTGAGGAATCACTTTCGATCATTGACGTGCTGTTCAGAGAATGTTAcgataaagtatacattttatcTGACCAGTTTTTCAAGTGCAGGAATGGCTACTATGTCTTGTTTGACGATGTTAACTTGGCCCTGAGAGTATGGTATGATACCGGTTCAATCAAAGGAAGGCGAGGTAAAATTGCTGCCTACAGAATGAAGTACAACAAACGGGCACAGGTGCAAATTCTTTCGAGAGAATCCTTATATATGGACAATATAAGTGAACTTGCAGATTTAGAGgatgttatttcattgtacGAGGAAAACATGCGAGATGTTTTTGAAAGAGGTGTAATTGTGAAGAAGATAGATGAAGATATGAAAGAATGGCTTTGTACAATACGAAATAAGCTCGTCCCTCGTGTCTATTCGGTAGAAGAGGTATTAAAACAAGTAAGGCAGTGGTATGACAGGTTTAGATCACCGTACGCAATATACTATAGTTATATATTGCTGACTATTCTTGCACTTGGAAGTAAAGGTCAGTCAGGTTCAAGAGAGTGTCTCGCTGAATCTCTAAGGTTCAAGGGCCACTTAGAACGAGAAAAGCGATTTGTTGGCAGACCACGTCGTCCAAGAGAATGGCTGGGCGCTGAAACGAGAACTGGAATCTGCCGTATTGTTTACGAATCTGAACTGGGAGAATGGGACCACGATTCTCGATTCTGGAAACAGAGACAAAAGTTACACTCTTTACTTTCCAGACAGACAGGCACGATAAGAAAATGCCATAGAGATGTTGTTGGTGAGATTGATATGGACATTGGAAAGCTGAAGGGAGTTGAAACTATTAAATGTTTCTTCGTCCCTAAAGCTAATGGCTTGCATGGGAGAAGATTTGAAAACCGGCGGGTTGAATTCTTTGTGGGCTTCAATTTCGCAAATGGTTGCAATGCGTATGATGTTATGGAGCTTAATAAGTATCAGTGTGGTAAGTGCCCGCAACAGGTTGAAATTTCATCCATTGGGAACCCCACTGTGTATTGTAAGTGTGGCAGTCCTGTTCGGAGAAAACTACCCACTGAATACAGATAG